The following are encoded in a window of Pelomicrobium methylotrophicum genomic DNA:
- a CDS encoding CoA pyrophosphatase: protein MDKPNHAVPADLAGPFSPQCIAERLAAAQALSDWIPGDAPDLAHQRQGRLIPAAVLIPLVQRPQGLTVLLTQRTAHLNDHAGQISFPGGRADPGDTSPEMTALREAEEEVGLPRQQVRILGRLVDYHTVTGFAVTPVVGYIVPPFPINPDPFEVAEVFEVPLEFLMNPANHQHHTTSYQGRERSFYAMPYQGRFIWGVTAGILMNLYRALLRPAV from the coding sequence ATGGATAAGCCGAACCACGCGGTCCCAGCGGATCTCGCAGGGCCTTTCTCGCCCCAATGCATCGCCGAGCGGCTGGCGGCCGCCCAGGCGCTGTCCGACTGGATCCCAGGGGATGCGCCCGATTTGGCGCATCAGCGCCAAGGCCGCCTGATTCCGGCGGCGGTCCTGATCCCCCTCGTCCAGCGGCCCCAGGGGCTTACCGTGCTTTTGACCCAGCGCACCGCCCATCTCAACGACCACGCTGGCCAGATCAGCTTCCCGGGCGGGCGCGCGGACCCGGGGGACACGTCTCCGGAGATGACGGCGCTGCGCGAGGCGGAAGAGGAGGTGGGGCTGCCGCGCCAACAGGTGCGGATCCTCGGGCGCCTGGTCGACTATCACACCGTGACCGGATTCGCGGTCACGCCGGTGGTGGGCTATATCGTGCCGCCATTTCCCATCAATCCCGATCCGTTCGAGGTGGCGGAAGTGTTCGAGGTGCCCCTCGAGTTCCTGATGAACCCCGCAAACCACCAGCACCATACCACCTCCTACCAGGGCAGGGAGCGGAGTTTCTACGCCATGCCGTACCAGGGTCGTTTCATCTGGGGCGTCACGGCCGGCATTCTCATGAACCTCTACCGCGCCCTCCTGAGGCCGGCGGTGTGA